A region of Dioscorea cayenensis subsp. rotundata cultivar TDr96_F1 chromosome 5, TDr96_F1_v2_PseudoChromosome.rev07_lg8_w22 25.fasta, whole genome shotgun sequence DNA encodes the following proteins:
- the LOC120260073 gene encoding probable inactive receptor kinase At1g48480 — translation MSKARPRRYRHRMVELGMVSPPLLLLLLLLSLLPGGAPDLAGDAAALLALRAAVGRSVLRWNASASPCSWRGVSCSDNRVSVLRLPGSGLLGAIPAGTLTNLTALRVLSLRFNGLSGALPSDIGSLRNLNSIILRNNRFSGELPNSLFSLSGLVRLDLSENNFSGGISPGFNNFTGIRTLLLQNNSFSGEMPEMSFSRLKSFNISYNNLTGSIPRGMRSQQASSFLGMSLCGGPLRSCQNETSPTPSPSPPPSPPPPPPPASSPSPPTANRTTGGSSSSSNLSGGAIAGIAVGSAAGVLLLLALLIVFCNRRRRPSSEPPVSVAAATAARPATSAPAVAKNPAPAPAAAAAVEKRLVFVGGQEMGFDLEDLLRASAEVLGKGPIGTTYKAVLEKGEVVAVKRLRDVGVDEKEFRESMEAIGELDHENVVKLRAYYYSRDEKLLVYEFMPLGSLSSFLQGNKSSSQAPLNWSERCSIALSAARGIEYIHSKGSKSSHGGIKSSNILLGRDNEAQLSDNGLAQLITPTENLISGYTAPEVTDTLRITQKSDVYSFGVLLLELISGKAPLQEVHKSKGGADLPGWVQTVAPENWRDVFDPELLKYQDVEEEIVQLLQLGVECASQYQHQRPLMSEVVARIEAIHGSKTLLSEQQQEDSVDP, via the exons ATGTCTAAAGCCCGTCCAAGACGGTATCGTCACCGCATGGTTGAACTGGGAATGGTATCACCGCcgcttcttctcctcctcctcctcctttccCTTCTCCCTGGCGGGGCACCCGACCTCGCCGGGGATGCGGCGGCACTACTTGCCCTTCGCGCCGCAGTGGGCCGCTCCGTTCTTCGATGGAACGCCAGCGCCTCGCCGTGCTCGTGGCGCGGTGTGAGCTGCTCCGATAACCGCGTCTCCGTGCTGCGCCTCCCCGGCTCTGGCCTCCTCGGCGCGATACCGGCTGGCACCTTAACGAACCTCACCGCTCTTCGCGTTCTCAGCCTCCGATTCAATGGACTTTCCGGCGCCCTACCGTCGGACATCGGCTCTTTGCGAAATCTCAACAGTATCATCCTCCGAAACAACCGGTTCTCCGGCGAGCTCCCCAACTCCCTCTTCTCCCTCTCTGGACTCGTCCGGCTCGACCTCTCCGAGAACAACTTTTCCGGCGGGATCTCGCCGGGGTTTAACAATTTCACTGGCATCCGGACCTTGCTTCTCCAGAACAACAGCTTCTCCGGTGAGATGCCGGAGATGAGCTTCTCAAGATTGAAAAGCTTCAACATCTCATATAACAATCTCACTGGATCGATCCCTCGGGGAATGAGATCCCAACAGGCGAGCTCGTTTCTGGGGATGTCCCTGTGCGGCGGGCCTCTTCGTTCGTGCCAAAACGAAACCTCTCCAACTCCATCGCCATCACCACCGCCAtcgccaccgccaccgccaccgccagCATCATCGCCATCGCCGCCGACTGCAAATCGGACAACTGGGggaagcagcagcagcagcaatcTCTCCGGTGGCGCGATCGCGGGGATCGCGGTGGGATCAGCGGCGGGGGTACTCCTCCTCTTGGCTTTGCTCATTGTTTTTTGCAATCGACGCCGCCGTCCGAGCAGCGAGCCCCCTGTCAGCGTTGCAGCGGCCACAGCGGCGAGACCGGCCACATCAGCGCCGGCTGTGGCGAAGAATCCTGCCCCAGCTCCGGCGGCGGCTGCGGCGGTGGAGAAGAGACTGGTATTTGTTGGGGGTCAGGAGATGGGATTCGATCTGGAGGATTTGCTGAGGGCTTCGGCGGAGGTTCTCGGGAAGGGGCCAATTGGGACTACGTACAAGGCGGTGCTGGAGAAGGGGGAGGTGGTGGCTGTGAAGAGACTGAGGGATGTGGGAGTAGATGAGAAGGAGTTCAGGGAGAGTATGGAAGCCATTGGTGAGCTTGATCACGAGAATGTGGTGAAGCTGAGAGCTTATTATTACAGCCGAGATGAGAAACTTCTTGTTTATGAGTTCATGCCCTTGGGTAGCCTCTCTTCTTTCTTGCAAG GAAACAAAAGTTCAAGCCAGGCACCTCTCAATTGGTCTGAAAGATGCAGCATTGCCCTCTCGGCTGCCCGTGGAATTGAATACATCCACTCCAAAGGCTCCAAAAGTTCTCATGGGGGCATTAAGTCCTCCAACATCCTTCTCGGCAGAGATAATGAAGCCCAGCTTTCAGACAATGGCCTTGCTCAGCTAATTACCCCTACTGAAAACCTGATCAGTGGCTACACTGCTCCAGAAGTCACTGATACTTTAAGGATCACACAAAAGTCAGATGTATACAGTTTTGGTGTGCTTCTCTTGGAGTTAATATCTGGTAAGGCGCCTTTGCAGGAGGTGCACAAAAGCAAGGGTGGCGCCGATCTGCCAGGGTGGGTCCAGACTGTGGCTCCTGAGAATTGGAGAGATGTGTTTGATCCTGAGCTGCTAAAGTATCAGGATGTGGAAGAGGAGATAGTGCAATTGTTACAATTGGGTGTTGAGTGTGCTTCTCAGTATCAGCATCAGAGGCCTTTAATGTCTGAAGTTGTGGCTCGGATTGAGGCTATTCATGGATCAAAAACTCTCTTGTCAGAGCAGCAGCAGGAGGACTCTGTTGATCCTTGA
- the LOC120261966 gene encoding peroxygenase-like has translation MGDSLETYASNAPVTGERKLNLELQKQLPQPYLARALVAVDKDHPNGTEGKDHHNMSVLQQHAAFFDRNKDGIIYPWETYQGFRAAGFGFFTSFTSAILINLLLSYRTQPGWLPSLLLSIHIKNIHRGKHGSDTETYDTEGRFDPSKFDAIFSKYGLTYPDALTKDEISNMLKANANIGDCLGRIMSLAEWRLLYRIGKDENGLLQKETIRGVYDGSLFEQLENKRASSSSKKA, from the exons atggGGGACTCTTTAGAAACTTATGCCTCAAATGCCCCGGTCACCGGAGAGCGAAAACTCAACTTAGAACTTCAGAAACAGCTCCCTCAGCCAT atCTTGCAAGAGCATTGGTGGCAGTTGATAAAGATCATCCAAATGGGACAGAGGGAAAGGATCATCACAACATGAGTGTGTTGCAGCAGCATGCTGCCTTCTTTGATAGGAACAAGGATGGTATCATTTATCCATGGGAGACATACCAAG GTTTTCGAGCCGCgggatttggatttttcacATCATTTACTTCCGCTATTCTCATAAATTTACTTCTCAGTTATAGAACTCAACCG GGATGGTTGCCTTCTCTGCTACTGTCAATTCATATAAAGAACATTCATAGAGGCAAGCATGGAAGTGATACAGAAACTTATGACACAGAAGGAAG GTTTGACCCATCAAAGTTTGATGCTATTTTCAGTAAGTATGGTTTGACATATCCTGATGCATTGACAAAAGATGAGATATCAAACATGCTGAAAGCTAATGCAAATATTGGTGATTGTCTTGGAcg GATAATGAGTTTAGCAGAATGGAGGCTTCTGTACAGAATAGGAAAGGATGAGAATGGTTTgttacaaaaagaaacaataagggGAGTTTATGATGGAAGCCTATTTGAGCAACTTGAGAACAAAAGAGCCTCTTCCTCTTCAAAGAAAGCCTAG